The genomic DNA AAGTTGCTGTGCACTCACCTTGCTATAGGGATTCATACGAATCCAGTCTATACGCCGGTTAAATTCTTCCAGCAAGTAAACCTGATCCTGATTGGTGATCTTTTCCGGTACTTTTTCATAGCGTAGCGTTTGGTTGAGTTTAGGAACCATCACTGAATAATCCCGAACGATCAGAATCAGCAACAAGAAAAATAAACCGTAAGCAACCCGCATATAATTGGGTGAAAGGGTCACAACTTTGGTATCTGCCTGTTGTGACTGAACCAGACCAATAATAAAACCGACCGGGAGCAGGAAATAGGCATAGTACTGCGGGAATTCCAGCATGGCGTGAATCAATACTGCACCCACCATTAAAATTCCGATTACAGATTCAACAGAATTGACGCGCTTATTTAGCTGATAACCCCAATAGCCAAAATAAGCCAGAAACGGCAAGCCTATAATTACGCCATTCCACAAAATAAAATCGAGAATAAAATTATGTGCGCTACGAATCCACACCGGTCCCTGGAAATGATCACTGACCAGGGTATATGCAACACTGGTTTGGTTCCAGCCATAACCAAACCATGGACGATCCATAATGGCATGCAGCATTTGATTCCAGATGGCTAAACGCGACATATCCCCTGTAGCGCGTCTTGCCACATCGACAGCTTTAATCTGTATATCCAATAATTGGGTTAAATAGCTCCCAATGACAGGCAATACCAGGACTAATCCTATAAAGACACCCAACCATGCCGCCAGAGAATACCATTTAATATGGATATAACCTTTAAATTGCTGATAAGCCAAATAAACCAGAATAAAGACACAAGCCACCCATGAGGTTCTGGATTGGCTTAATGCCACGCTCACCAACATAATGAATGCCGCTGGAACCAGCCATTTGGTCTGAACTTTTTTGGTTTCATATAAATATAAACAGGCCAAAAGGGACATAAGCAAAAAAGTAGCCATATTATTTGGCTGGGCAAAATTGGCATAGGGACGAACAGCACGTGGCATATCCACCATCCCGGGGATATAAGCATCCAGGGTGAGCCACTGACAAATGGCAATCACACCTGTCGCTGTTCCCGCCATGAGAAACACATAGCTGAGTCCGGTAAAAATGTTTGCCCGGTCTGCTTTCTCGCTCGACAAGTTATA from Acinetobacter sp. CS-2 includes the following:
- a CDS encoding PglL family O-oligosaccharyltransferase encodes the protein MKFLLLLLASVFISLAWLLPIHYRPWVTYTGELFAFLSLFTLAAIYLKDKIKLPVISLLLLFLATIPLVQYGAGELFFFDKALICSLFVLGFWLSVVVGYNLSSEKADRANIFTGLSYVFLMAGTATGVIAICQWLTLDAYIPGMVDMPRAVRPYANFAQPNNMATFLLMSLLACLYLYETKKVQTKWLVPAAFIMLVSVALSQSRTSWVACVFILVYLAYQQFKGYIHIKWYSLAAWLGVFIGLVLVLPVIGSYLTQLLDIQIKAVDVARRATGDMSRLAIWNQMLHAIMDRPWFGYGWNQTSVAYTLVSDHFQGPVWIRSAHNFILDFILWNGVIIGLPFLAYFGYWGYQLNKRVNSVESVIGILMVGAVLIHAMLEFPQYYAYFLLPVGFIIGLVQSQQADTKVVTLSPNYMRVAYGLFFLLLILIVRDYSVMVPKLNQTLRYEKVPEKITNQDQVYLLEEFNRRIDWIRMNPYSKVSAQQLEEIREMVLNYPTSYDLLKYAKILAFNGYEQEARHQLWLLKKLRKVDWDYASLAQPAAKK